One genomic region from Streptomyces sp. Li-HN-5-11 encodes:
- a CDS encoding alpha-L-arabinofuranosidase C-terminal domain-containing protein — translation MPQETPAVVDVSLTHPGIAYSRNVFGHFIEHFHRQIYGGLFAPGSPLSDGRGFREDVIEAMRELRPPVVRWPGGCFVSSYHWLDGVGPARRPHYDKAWRVTDPNTFGTHEFVAWCEAIGAEPYICTNAGTGTAEEMSDWVEYCNLPQGNGHWSDLRAANGHPEPLAVPYWSIGNENYGDWEMGAKTAEEWAILVRESAKMMLRVDESAVLLTAARADLDWTLPLLREAGRYLDMVSIHGYWDKLHDVNEPSPYLTAISRSLDPQDEIQHTIDIIGAASLAGKVSIAFDEWNLRGWHHPLGTSEAAISARELNEDNSTYTMADALFSASFFNSCLRRGDVVKMANIAPSINTRGPLFVHPDGIVKRSTFHVMAMYAGLLGERVLDSHGTSPELDGASVPVVDSLATLDASKSRITLALVNRDPAASVACDVRLSGHSVDGSYPATVLDGPDADAYNDVDRLDTITPRTTKVEFRSGRCVLPPHSLTMCHIDLPLHHSEGDVDAGRMLNGDWHLSTAGWHKTS, via the coding sequence ATGCCGCAAGAGACCCCCGCGGTCGTCGACGTGTCCCTGACGCACCCGGGCATCGCCTACTCCCGGAACGTCTTCGGGCACTTCATCGAGCACTTCCACCGCCAGATCTACGGCGGCCTGTTCGCGCCCGGTTCGCCGCTGAGTGACGGGCGCGGGTTCCGCGAGGACGTCATCGAGGCGATGCGGGAGCTGAGGCCGCCGGTGGTGCGCTGGCCGGGCGGCTGTTTCGTCTCCAGCTACCACTGGCTCGACGGCGTGGGACCGGCCCGACGGCCGCACTACGACAAGGCGTGGCGGGTCACCGACCCCAACACCTTCGGCACGCACGAGTTCGTCGCCTGGTGCGAGGCGATCGGGGCTGAGCCGTACATCTGCACCAACGCGGGGACCGGCACCGCCGAGGAGATGAGCGACTGGGTCGAGTACTGCAACCTCCCGCAGGGCAACGGCCACTGGAGCGATCTGCGCGCCGCCAACGGCCACCCGGAGCCGCTCGCCGTGCCCTACTGGAGCATCGGCAACGAGAACTACGGCGACTGGGAGATGGGCGCCAAGACCGCCGAGGAGTGGGCGATCCTCGTCCGCGAGTCGGCCAAGATGATGCTCCGCGTCGACGAGTCCGCCGTCCTGCTCACCGCGGCCCGCGCCGACCTCGACTGGACCCTGCCGCTGCTGCGGGAGGCCGGCCGCTACCTGGACATGGTGTCCATCCACGGCTACTGGGACAAGCTGCACGACGTCAACGAGCCCAGCCCCTACCTCACCGCGATCAGCCGCTCCCTCGACCCGCAGGACGAGATCCAGCACACGATCGACATCATCGGCGCGGCATCACTGGCAGGGAAGGTGAGCATCGCGTTCGACGAGTGGAACCTGCGCGGCTGGCACCACCCCCTGGGCACCAGCGAAGCCGCCATCAGCGCCCGGGAACTGAACGAGGACAACAGCACCTACACCATGGCCGACGCCCTGTTCTCGGCCTCCTTCTTCAACTCGTGCCTGCGCCGGGGCGACGTGGTGAAGATGGCCAACATCGCGCCCAGCATCAATACCCGCGGCCCGCTCTTCGTCCACCCCGACGGCATCGTCAAGCGCAGCACCTTCCACGTCATGGCGATGTACGCGGGCCTCCTGGGCGAGCGCGTCCTCGACAGCCACGGCACGTCTCCGGAACTCGACGGCGCCTCCGTCCCGGTCGTCGACTCACTCGCAACCCTGGACGCGTCGAAGTCGCGCATCACCTTGGCCCTGGTCAACCGGGACCCGGCCGCCTCGGTCGCCTGCGACGTGCGCCTCTCGGGCCACTCGGTCGACGGCAGCTATCCGGCAACGGTGCTCGACGGGCCCGACGCGGACGCCTACAACGACGTGGACCGGCTCGACACCATCACGCCGAGGACAACGAAGGTGGAGTTCCGGTCAGGGCGCTGCGTCCTGCCGCCGCACTCCCTGACCATGTGCCACATCGACCTCCCTCTCCACCATTCCGAAGGGGACGTGGACGCCGGCCGCATGCTGAACGGCGACTGGCACCTGTCCACTGCCGGATGGCACAAGACCTCCTGA
- a CDS encoding LacI family DNA-binding transcriptional regulator: MAEAAGVPLSSVSLVLNGKPGVSEARRQRILEAVETLQYVPTRKPAGKEPGRVVGLVMEALSPAAAQDGFMAEVVSGVEDGLRSRGMQMLLHLYRPDDDPISDLRSLMGRDVDGMIVANGGDVDETAIERILATGVPVVLLENYLDLDTDIHAVVADNFTAGYRCTRHLLELGHRRIGMLVGSTRYVSLADRRRGYQAALLEAGITPSVELMPPQEPGSEVKGYQQMWRLLELPEPPTAVYAVSDKSAMGAYKAIAEAGLKIPGDISVVGTDDVLQSALLSPPLTTFVVPKFELGRVAAQAMHALLDNPSAAASRTVLHGRIAHRDSTAPPATPQRS; the protein is encoded by the coding sequence GTGGCGGAGGCGGCCGGCGTACCGCTGTCCTCGGTCTCCCTCGTACTGAACGGCAAGCCGGGCGTGTCCGAGGCCCGCAGGCAGAGGATCCTCGAAGCCGTCGAAACGCTGCAGTACGTACCCACGCGCAAGCCGGCAGGCAAAGAGCCGGGCCGGGTGGTGGGCCTGGTGATGGAGGCCCTCTCACCCGCCGCCGCGCAGGACGGCTTCATGGCCGAAGTCGTCTCCGGCGTCGAGGACGGGCTGCGCAGCCGGGGGATGCAGATGCTCCTCCACCTCTACCGCCCCGACGACGACCCGATCTCGGACCTGCGCTCCCTGATGGGCCGGGACGTCGACGGCATGATCGTCGCCAACGGCGGCGACGTCGACGAGACCGCGATCGAGCGCATCCTCGCCACCGGCGTACCCGTCGTACTCCTGGAGAACTACCTCGACCTCGACACCGACATCCACGCCGTCGTCGCGGACAACTTCACCGCCGGATACCGGTGCACCCGGCACCTGCTGGAACTCGGGCACCGGCGGATCGGCATGCTCGTCGGCTCCACACGCTACGTCAGCCTCGCCGACCGCCGCCGCGGCTACCAGGCGGCGCTGCTGGAGGCGGGCATCACGCCCTCGGTCGAGCTGATGCCCCCGCAGGAGCCGGGCAGCGAGGTCAAGGGCTACCAGCAGATGTGGCGACTCCTGGAACTCCCCGAACCGCCCACCGCCGTCTACGCCGTCAGCGACAAGAGCGCCATGGGCGCCTACAAGGCCATCGCCGAGGCCGGCCTGAAGATCCCCGGCGACATCTCCGTCGTCGGCACGGACGACGTACTGCAGAGCGCACTGCTGTCGCCGCCGCTCACCACGTTCGTCGTACCGAAGTTCGAGCTCGGACGGGTGGCCGCCCAGGCCATGCACGCCCTGCTCGACAACCCCTCCGCGGCGGCCTCCCGCACCGTCCTCCACGGGCGCATCGCTCACCGGGACTCCACCGCTCCGCCGGCGACACCGCAACGCAGCTGA